From the genome of Chloroflexota bacterium:
TCCGCCGGCACCTTGATGTTCATCGGGTAGGTGCCCGCCGACGCCAGCCCGACGGGGTCGAAGCACGGCATGAGCCAGCTCGGCCCGCGCCCCAGGTTCGACGTCCTGCCGAGCGGGCCCATCGCGCGGCCGACGTTGCCGACGCCGCAGTCGTAGTCGATGGGCTCCGGCTGCGGCGGCACGAACTCCGGCGACGTCCCGACCGGCCGGCTCGTGATGCCCGCGAACTTGTTGGCGGGGTTGCTCACGTTGCTGTCGAGGGTGCTGTGCAGGAATGCGCCGTGGCTCGGGTCGAAGTCGCCCTCCAGCGCCTGCATGTAGTTGGAGTGGTAGATGTACTTGGCGGAGTGCGTCCAGCTTGACGGGTTGTGGAACCACTCGAAGCCCGGGTCCGGCGGCCGCTTGTCCGGCGGGCCCAGATAAAACCACACCAGCCCGCCGCCCTCGATGGCCGCGTAGCTCGCGATCTGGATTTTCTCCCGATAGCTTGACCCCTCCACGCAGTTCGGCATGTCGACGCAGACGCCGTTCACGTCGAATTTCCAGCCGTGGTAGATGCAACGGAGGCCGTCGAGCTCGTTGCGGCCGAAGAAGAGCGGCGCCCCCCGATGCGGGCAATACGCGTCGATGCAGCCCACGCGCCCGTGGGAATCGCGGAACACAATGAGCTCCT
Proteins encoded in this window:
- a CDS encoding Rieske 2Fe-2S domain-containing protein, with the translated sequence MLSVEDNAMLTQVGPGSPMGEVFRRFWLPAMLSSELPEPDCEPVRLTLLGEELIVFRDSHGRVGCIDAYCPHRGAPLFFGRNELDGLRCIYHGWKFDVNGVCVDMPNCVEGSSYREKIQIASYAAIEGGGLVWFYLGPPDKRPPDPGFEWFHNPSSWTHSAKYIYHSNYMQALEGDFDPSHGAFLHSTLDSNVSNPANKFAGITSRPVGTSPEFVPPQPEPIDYDCGVGNVGRAMGPLGRTSNLGRGPSWLMPCFDPVGLASAGTYPMNIKVPADDEHTIYFRVRWSPTGPLTEQQVWDLRIGGYINPPQQPGTFLYKDNIFNDYNIDRIKQKQFSFSGMSQTAVQDTAMQENQWGPISKRWKEHLVSTDKIIIRVRQRLIETARALMEGQEPAEPWKPEGYRQYRSESSGATTTG